The segment TTCCGCAGCGCGACGCCCGCATCGTCCAACGCCCGCCGTAGCTGCGGTCGCCGCCGCGGGGGCACGAGCCGCAGCGCGCCATCGCGGTAAAGCTGCGGATCCGCGGCGAAATAAACCCCAAGAAAAAGGACCAGCAGCAGGTTCGCCGCCGCGCCGAAGACCGAACCCACGAACGCGCCCGCCTGCGACAACGCTTCCGTGTTGCCGCCCACCTGCCGCACCGAGTCGACCACCATGCGTCCGGCGGGCGACTGGCCGAGCCACTGCTCGACCTTGTGCAGCGCCTCAGGGAGCTGCCGCTGCAGTTCGCCAAACTGGGTTACGATCTCGTTGCCAAACAGCCAGCTCAGGGCGGCGACCGCCACGAGCATCAGCGCCACCACGATCAACAGACTCCAACGCGCCCCGAGGTGTGTTTTCCGCGACAGCGGGCCCGACAGCGATAGGAGCACGCTGGCGAGCACGATCCCGCCAAACGCGACCACGATCGCGTCGGCAATCAGCCACAGCACGGCGGCGAGCGCCACCAGCCCGATCGCGATCAGGATCGTGCGCGTGCCGCGAGAAGTGGTGGGAGATGAGGGCATCGGAACGGCAGCGGCGCGCTTGGAGCGCTGGATTGCCGCTCGGTTCCCGCTCCTGTCCTCCGCCGCAGGAGGCCGCGCCAAACGCTCGACTCGCCCCAGCCGCTTTTTCAACGTGGCGCTGATGCCGACGCCTACGTCTTTTCTCCACGAACTGGTTGGCTGCATGTCGCAGGGCGCCGCCGGCAACCCGACCGTCGCCATGATCCAGGCAGCATTTACGCACCACCAGCTGCCGTGGCGTTACATCAATCTCGAGGTCGCGCCTGCTGACCTGCCCGCCGCGGTCCACGGCGCTTTGGCGATGGGCTTTCGCGGCTTCAATCTCTCGATGCCGCACAAGGTCGCGGTCATCCCGCTCCTCGCTGGACTTGGCGAGTCGGCCAAGCTGATTGGGGCGGTCAACTGCGTCGTGCGCCGCGACGGCGCGTTCGTCGGCGAGAACACGGACGGGAAGGGTTTTCTCACGTCGCTCCAGACGGTGATCGATCCGCGCGGGACCAACGTGGTGCTGTTCGGCGCCGGCGGAGCGGCGCGCGCGATTGCGATCGAGCTCGCGCTCGCCGGGATTCGCCACCTTACGATCGTCAACCGCGCAATGGATCGCGGCCGCGGCCTGGTCGACGCGTTGCGCGCGGGCACGCCCACCGAGGTGACTTTCGTGCCGTGGAGCGGCAACTATGTTGTGCCCTCCGACACTCAGGTCCTCATCAATGCGACCTCGATCGGCCTCTACGCGCCCGAGGCCCGCGTGCCGGTCGCGGTGGAATCACTCCGGCCCGAGATGGTGGTGGCTGACGTGGTCTTCAACCCGCCCAACACCCGGTTCCTGGACGAGGCCGCCGCGCGCGGCTGCACCACGCTCGACGGACTGGGCATGCTGGTGAACCAAGGCGTGATCGGCGTCTCGTACTGGACCGGTGTCACCCCCGACGCTGCGGTGATGCGCCGCGCGCTGGAGCAGGCGCTCGGATTGGCGCGCTGACGTTTATTCGCGGCGCCCGTCGCAGGTCCCTCGCCAGTCAGAGACCGGCGCCCGTAGCGCCAGTCTTCGACTGGCGCTTGAGGGATTGCTGCGCGGTCGGCGAAAGGACGCAGACCGCGCCTGCCGGGAGGTCTTGCCGGTGTTACTTCACCGTGAAACCCACCTGCAGGGACGTCCCGGCGGTGCCGGTGCGATCCTTGCCGGAGTACGGCACCACTTTCAGCGTGTGCGACCCGACCGACGGCGTCCACGAATAGTAGTTGCCAGTGCCGTCGCCCGCCAGCGTGTAAGGAGCGACGTTCTCCGTCCGCAGGGTTTTGCCGTCGAGGATGAACGCCACGCTGCCGACCGTGCCGCTGGTTTCCGCGCGGACGTTGAGTGCCTTGCCATCGGTGCCGAACGTGATCGTGCTGCCGTTGGTGAGCGCCCGGAGGTCCTTTTCCGTGCTGGCGTTGATCAACGTCAGCTTGGTCACACTCGCACCGCTGGCGGGCTCGCTGACCACCGGCGCCGACGACGAGTCTTCGGTGGCCGTCGATTGCACGGTGAAGCTCACCTGCAGCGCGGTCCCCGCATTGCCCGTCCGGTCCCGGCCGGAATAGGGCACCACTTTCAGCACGTGCGTACCGACCGATGGGGTCCACGACGCATAGTCGCCGTTGCTGTCGCCTGCGAGCGTGTACGGAGCCATATTCTCCGTCTGGATCGTCTGGCCGTCGAGGATGAACGCCACGCTGCCGACCGTGCCGCTGGTCGTCGCGCGCACGTTGAGTGCCTTGCCATCGGTGCCGAACGTGATCGTGCTGCCGTTGGTGAGCGCGCGGAGGTCCTTTTCGGTGCTCGCGTTGACCAGCGTCAGCTGGGTCACCGCGGTCGTGCTCGTCGGCTCCGTAGGGGCGGGGGCGGGAGCGCCCGTCGTGGTGCCCGAGGTTCGGCGCAGCAGCGCCACCCAGTCCTCGCTCTGTTGCGTCGGCGGCCGACCGATGGCGGCGGTGCCGCCCGCGATCGACTTCACTGTCCCCGTCTGCAGGCTGCCACCGGCGCGCGGGTTGTACCAATGCACCGTGTAGCCCTCGCCTGACGGGACCGTGATGTTCGTGATCGCCCCCTGCGGCAGATAGATCGCGTACGCGACTCCGGGCTTGCCAAAGCAGTAGTCCGAGGTCGAGGAGGTGATGCTGTCGTAGTTGGCCACCAGCGGCAGCGGCATGTAGTCGCGCATGAACTGCGCCGCATGCTGCGTGAGCGTCCACATCTTGTCGCGGCTCTTCCAGTCCTCGAGCGTCAGGTCGGTCTGCGGATAGTTGTACCCAAAGTACCACTCCACGCCCGCGCCACCCGCCAGCAGGCTGCCCCACAGCACGCGGTGCACGATCGTCTCGTGCGCCGGATCGTTCGCATCCGGCACCACGCCCGCACTCGAGGGCCCGAGCTCGTCGACCGACACGACCCATTTGGAGCCGGCGGCCGCCGATTTCTTGACCCACTTGAGCGTCTGCTCATGCACGATCGACGGACTTTCCAGCTGCAGCGACGCGCCGCTGATCAGCTCGCTGCCGAGATGTCCGGTATAGATCGTGTCGCGTTGGCTCGGGTAGGTGTGGACCGCGATGAGGCTGAAGTATGGATCGAGCGCGTTGAGGTAGTCCGCGAACGCCTCGCGCTGTGCATCGGTGTTGGTGTTTTCCTCCCCGAGATTCCACGTGACGCCGAGGTGATGGCCAAAGCGGGCGACCAGCTCGCGGTAGTAAATCTTGCGCGTGTTGCCCAGCGAACCGCCGTCAAGCAACTGGTCGCACTCCTGCTCCTGCGTGACCACGTTCAACATGATCCCGAGCTTGTCCATGTGCGAGAACACGATCTCCCACTGGGCCAGCTTGCTCACGTCAAACCGGGTGCGGTCCGTCTTGCTGACAAACGGGAACACGTCGTCGCCGTCGCCCCCGATGTTCATGGTCAGGAAATATACCGAGTTGACCTTCTTGCTCGCGAGGTAGTTGAGCGCGCCGATGATCGCCTTCCCCTTCCCGCTCTTCCAGGTCGGATCGCCCGAGCGGTAGGCGCTCAGGTGGGCGGTATAGTGATGGAGGATTTTCTTCCCGGCGCTGGTGTTGTCGAAATCGGCAAACGCGAGGAAATTCTCCGGGCTGCCGGCACCGGACTTGATGAAATATTCCTTGGAGCCCGCATGCTGCAGGTAGTGTTGGCCCACCTCCCGGAGCCGGCCTTTCGCGCGAAAATCCGCGCCGGTCTTGTCTGTCGGATCGATCGTGAAGCTGCCCGACTCACCGTTGAAGCTCGTGGCGGTGCCCGCCGTCGCCGAAGTCGAGGCCGCGACATTGCTGCCGGTCCGGAACGACGCCACGTAGGTCCAAGTGCCGGTCGCATCCGGCGTGAAATCGACGCGCCATTTGTCGCCGGAGACGGCGCCCGTGTTCGCGGCGTTGCCGTCCGCGGCAAAATAGCCCGGCACGATTAACGTGCGATTCGACGCACTGTGCTTGAACGTGACGTTCAGCCGATAGTTGGTGAACGGGTTGACCGAATTCGTCTCGCTCGTGGACGGTCCGGCAAAGGTCAGCGACACCTTGTGCCACTGTTTCTGCTCACCAGAAAAGGTTGTTTTGCTGCCCAGATTGCGGGTCGCACCCGAGGCAGAGACACAAAAGACGGAGCCCAGCACCAGCGCGCCGGCCCACACAACAGTTCGCAACAACATCATTTTTCATTCGGATTCGAGTTCTAGTCACGGCGACTGCGCTGCCGCGGTCGCCTATCGTTCGCTGGGCTGGATTTCGCGCACACTGCGACGCGAGCACTCCTCGTCGAGGAGTTTCTTTATGGCCGTCCGCGAAGTATCTCCGGTGGGTTACCCCGGAGAATCTCCTAATGTGCTGATGCGGGCAGCCCTCGTGCACCGCTTCCTCCATCGCCGTCGGAAAGGGAGCTTCGGGATTAAATCCATTTTTTACTCCAGCAGACGGCAACGGGATGCGCGCGACATGTTCGCATGGGAGCCCTGCGAGCCATCGGAGTTCCCTCGATTTGTGTCCTACTGCGCCGCCCGTACGGAAAAACCCGCAGTCGCTCGCCGCGAGCCCCGCGCCATACGCCGTCCCTGCCCGCAGCGGGCAAATGGTCCCTCCACCCGCGCGGGCGCGCTGCCGAGGTCACTCGAGCGCGTAAATGGCGCCGTCAGCGCTGCCGAAATAGACCCGCCCCTGCTCCACCGCCGGCGAAGACAGGATGGCGCCGGACGCCAGCAGATGATCCACCGCCACGGTCATCTTCTCGAAGAAGCGCGAGGGAAACAGCACCGGAGAATTCAGCTGCCCCTCGGGGGTCAGCGCCTGACGCACGTTCGCCTTCGCCGCATCGGTCTCGTATACCCATGCGATCTTCCGTCCGGCGAGATCCACCGCATAGAGCCGGCCGTTGAACGAGCCCACGAACGCGAGATCACCGGCCAGCGTCGGGGAAGAGAACGCCGGCGCGCCGAGTTCCACGCGATAAACCTCCTCGCCGGTCTGCGCATCGAGCGCGAAGAACATCGAGGGGATCGAGGTCGACGCATACACCCGGCCGTCGCGCACCGTCGGAGTGGCGTTGATCCAGGTGATCTTGTGTTTCCACCTCTGTGTCCCGGTCTGCGCCTCCACCGCGTAAAGGTGGAAATCGCGACAGCCGAAATACACCACGCCCTCCACCACCGTCGGCGAGGATTGAATGCCTTCCTGATTGTGGTTCTCCGGATCCTCGCCGGTTTTGAATTTCCATTTCAGCGCCCCGTTCGTCGCGTCCAACGCGTACAGAAACGTGTCCCAGCTGCCCACGTAGACCACGCCATCGACGACCGCCGGCGAAGCATGCACGACGTCCTGCGTGGCGAATTTCCACCGCAGTTCCCCACTTCGCGCGTCGAGCGCATAGACGTGACCGTCCCCGCTGCCGACGTGCACGCGCCCGTCCACGACCGTCGGCGACGACAAATAGCAGTCCCAGGCGTCGGCGATGACCTGCTGCTTCGGGCGGCTGCCATGCAGGCCTTTCGCGGAAAACTTTCGCTCGCCCGCCGTCTCGAATTTCCACCGCAACTGTCCGGTAGCCGCGTCCACCGCGTAAATGAAGCCGTCATAGCTGCCAAAGTAGGCCGTGCCGTCGACGATCGCGGGCGTCGAACGAACATAACCTTCGGTCGCAAACTTCCACTTTGTCGCCCCCGACCCGGCCTCCACGGCATAGAGCGAACCATCGTCGCTTCCCACGTAGAGCGTGCCGTCGACCAGCACCGGCGACGACACGACGGGACCCCCGGTTTTCACGGTCCATTTCACGCCTTTCAACGTGGCTGGACCGGTCTCCCCGCTTCGGCCGCTGTGCGCGGGATCACCGCGGAACATCGCTTGCGCGCCCAAGGCCGCCGGAACCACCAGCGCGAGCATCGTCCATGCGATCGTTAGGCCGCGGCTGCCACGCCAAGGCCGGACACAGGCGGGGGAAATAGGCATAGTGCGCCGGTTCAACACCGTGCGGCCGCCCACCCCTTCGCCTTTCCTGCGACCGACCCGCCACGACGGCAGGGAACCGACCCGGGCGGTCGCCGCACCATTCAGCTGTGACTCTCTCCATCGCCCTGCTCCTCGGCTTGATCGTCGTCGCGCTGGTGTTGTTTTCATTCGAGTGGGTGTCGAGCGACGTGGTCGCGCTCGGGCTGCTCCTTGCCCTCATCCTTACCGGACTGCTGCCCGTGAAGGAGGCCTTCGCCGGCTTCGGCAGCGAAACCGTGCTCATGATTTTCGCGCTGCTCGTGATGACCTCGGCCCTGGTGAAAACCGGCATGGTCGATCTCGTGGCGCAGGCGATTCTCCGTCACGCCGGCACGCGGTTCACCGCCCTGTTCGCCGTCATCCTGCTCACCGTGGCCGGCCTGAGCGCCTTCATCAGCAACACCGCGGCCGCCGCGCTGTTTCTGCCGATCGTCCTCGGCTTGGCCGCCAAGGCGAAGGTCTCGCCCTCCCGCCTGCTGATGCCGGTCGCCTTCGCCTCGATCCTCACCAGTTCGGTGACGCTGATCAGCACCTCCACCAATCTCGTGGTCAGCGGACTTATGACCCGGGCCGGGCTGGCGCCCTTGCGCATGTTTGAACTCGCGCCGGTCGGCATCCCGATCGCCGTCGTCGGCCTCGCCTACATGTTCTTCATCGGGCGCAAGCTCATCCCCGACCGCGCGCCCGCGAGCGGGTTGCTCGATCAATTCGGCGTCCGTTCCTACATCACCGAGGTGCTCGTGCTGCCCGATTCGCCGCTCGTCCACAAAACCCTCGCCGAATCCAACCTCGGTCGGGATCTGGACCTCGAGATCGTCCGGGTCCTGCGCAAGCCCGACGTCTCGCTCTGGCCCCGGCGCAACATGACGCTGCGCGCCGGCGACGTCCTGCTCGTCCGCGGCGCGCGGGAAGACGTGCTGAAGGTCAAGGATACCGCCGGCATCGAGATCCGGCCCGATGTGGAGCTGTCGGATCCCGATCTCCGCGCCGAAGACACGCAGCTCGTCGAGGCCCTGGTCGTGCCGCGCTCGCCCATGGTGGGTCGCACGCTCCGCCTGATCGGCCTGCGCGAACGCTATCGCGTGCAGGTGCTCGCGATCAACCGCCATGGCCGCAACCTGCTCGAGAAACTCAGCCACACACTCCTGCGCGTGGGCGACGTGCTGCTGGTGCAGGGCCGGCCGCAGGATCTCGCCCGCTTGTCCGAGGACAACATGGTGAGCGTCCTCAATGCGGTGAACGAGCGCCGCATCGACCGGCCCCGGGCCTGGCGCGCGACGATCATCTTCGCCGGCTCGCTGGCGCTGGCCACCTTCAGTGTTCTGCCCCTCCCGGTCGCCGTCCTGCTCGGCGCCTTCGCGATTTTCCTCACGCGCTGCATCTCCCCGACCGACGCGTATCGCGACATGGAGTGGCGTGCGGTCATCCTCATCGCCTGCATGCTCGCGCTGGGCGAGGCGATGATGCGCACCGGCACCGCCACTTATCTGGCCCAGCACGTCGCCACGTGGACCGCCAACTTCTCCCCGGGCTGGCTGCTCGGCGGATTCTTCGTTCTCACCGTCGCGCTCACCCAGCCCATGTCGAACCAGGCCGCCGCCGCCGTCCTGTTGCCGATCGCGGTCCAGACCGCGACGCATGCCGGACTGAACCCGCGCGCGTTCGCGATCATGATCGCGGTGGCCGCCAGCTGTTCGTATCTCACGCCACTCGAACCGGCGTGCTTGATGGTCTACGGTCCCGGGCACTATCGCTTCATCGATTTCGTGCGGGTCGGCGCCCCGCTCACTCTCCTCCTCTTCCTGATTGCGCTGGTCCTCGTTCCGCGCACCTGGCCGTTGCTGTAAACTTGCCACTCAGGTCCGCCGCCGTGGCGACGCACCGGATTCTACGCCACTGCCCCGTCCGAACCGGCTCCGGCCCCACGGGTCCACCGTCCCGGCCGCATGAACGCCATTCTCATACTCAACCCTCAGGCGGGCGCTCTCGCCCATGGCGCCGGGGATGCAGCCAGCCCGATCAAGCTGCACGATGCCTTCGCCGCCGCCGGGGTCGACGTGGCGCTTCGGCCGGTCAACGGCGATGAACTGGGCGCGACCGTGGCGGCGGCGGTCGCGCAGAAACCGGAGGCCATTTTTGTCGGCGGGGGCGACGGCACGATCAGCGCTGCCGCGGCGCATCTGGTTGATACGGGCGTGCCGCTCGGGGTGCTGCCGCTAGGCACGCTAAACCACTTCGCCCGCGATCTCGGCGTCCCCACGCCGTGGCGCGAAGCGGTCGTGGCGCTCGCGTGCGGACAGGTGCGCCACGTTGACGTGGGCGAAGTCAACGGCCGGATTTTCATCAATAACTGCTCGATCGGCTCCTACGCCGAGGCGGTGCGGCGGCGCGACGCGCTCCGTTCGGATCGCGGCCACGGCAAATGGCGCGCGATGCTCCTGGCCAGCTTCAGCGTGTTTCGCGAACTCCGGCGCATTCGTCTGCACCTCAATCTCCCCCACCAGGCGCTCGATCTGCGCACGCCGTTCCTCCTCGTGGCAAACAACCGCTACTCGGGTCACGTGCTCGAGTCGTCGTTGCGCGATCGC is part of the Opitutus terrae PB90-1 genome and harbors:
- a CDS encoding diacylglycerol/lipid kinase family protein; the protein is MNAILILNPQAGALAHGAGDAASPIKLHDAFAAAGVDVALRPVNGDELGATVAAAVAQKPEAIFVGGGDGTISAAAAHLVDTGVPLGVLPLGTLNHFARDLGVPTPWREAVVALACGQVRHVDVGEVNGRIFINNCSIGSYAEAVRRRDALRSDRGHGKWRAMLLASFSVFRELRRIRLHLNLPHQALDLRTPFLLVANNRYSGHVLESSLRDRLDQGQLWFYSTRARGRADVLRLVWQTLVRELDDADALDVQAASTAVLSSPQASLPVAADGELLTLHPPLQLRIRPGALSVLAPAPAGTG
- a CDS encoding PQQ-binding-like beta-propeller repeat protein → MPISPACVRPWRGSRGLTIAWTMLALVVPAALGAQAMFRGDPAHSGRSGETGPATLKGVKWTVKTGGPVVSSPVLVDGTLYVGSDDGSLYAVEAGSGATKWKFATEGYVRSTPAIVDGTAYFGSYDGFIYAVDAATGQLRWKFETAGERKFSAKGLHGSRPKQQVIADAWDCYLSSPTVVDGRVHVGSGDGHVYALDARSGELRWKFATQDVVHASPAVVDGVVYVGSWDTFLYALDATNGALKWKFKTGEDPENHNQEGIQSSPTVVEGVVYFGCRDFHLYAVEAQTGTQRWKHKITWINATPTVRDGRVYASTSIPSMFFALDAQTGEEVYRVELGAPAFSSPTLAGDLAFVGSFNGRLYAVDLAGRKIAWVYETDAAKANVRQALTPEGQLNSPVLFPSRFFEKMTVAVDHLLASGAILSSPAVEQGRVYFGSADGAIYALE
- the aroE gene encoding shikimate dehydrogenase, yielding MPTPTSFLHELVGCMSQGAAGNPTVAMIQAAFTHHQLPWRYINLEVAPADLPAAVHGALAMGFRGFNLSMPHKVAVIPLLAGLGESAKLIGAVNCVVRRDGAFVGENTDGKGFLTSLQTVIDPRGTNVVLFGAGGAARAIAIELALAGIRHLTIVNRAMDRGRGLVDALRAGTPTEVTFVPWSGNYVVPSDTQVLINATSIGLYAPEARVPVAVESLRPEMVVADVVFNPPNTRFLDEAAARGCTTLDGLGMLVNQGVIGVSYWTGVTPDAAVMRRALEQALGLAR
- a CDS encoding AI-2E family transporter, encoding MPSSPTTSRGTRTILIAIGLVALAAVLWLIADAIVVAFGGIVLASVLLSLSGPLSRKTHLGARWSLLIVVALMLVAVAALSWLFGNEIVTQFGELQRQLPEALHKVEQWLGQSPAGRMVVDSVRQVGGNTEALSQAGAFVGSVFGAAANLLLVLFLGVYFAADPQLYRDGALRLVPPRRRPQLRRALDDAGVALRKWLVAQAIAMLAVGVLTGVALGLIGVPLALSLGVLAGLLEFVPVIGPIVAAVPGLLLAFSHGPNTVLYAALVYVAVQQIESNVITPLVQRWAVKLPPVLGLLAIVAFGLLLGVPGVIFAMPLAVVVMVLVKDLYVEDTLEAKPHE
- a CDS encoding SLC13 family permease, which encodes MTLSIALLLGLIVVALVLFSFEWVSSDVVALGLLLALILTGLLPVKEAFAGFGSETVLMIFALLVMTSALVKTGMVDLVAQAILRHAGTRFTALFAVILLTVAGLSAFISNTAAAALFLPIVLGLAAKAKVSPSRLLMPVAFASILTSSVTLISTSTNLVVSGLMTRAGLAPLRMFELAPVGIPIAVVGLAYMFFIGRKLIPDRAPASGLLDQFGVRSYITEVLVLPDSPLVHKTLAESNLGRDLDLEIVRVLRKPDVSLWPRRNMTLRAGDVLLVRGAREDVLKVKDTAGIEIRPDVELSDPDLRAEDTQLVEALVVPRSPMVGRTLRLIGLRERYRVQVLAINRHGRNLLEKLSHTLLRVGDVLLVQGRPQDLARLSEDNMVSVLNAVNERRIDRPRAWRATIIFAGSLALATFSVLPLPVAVLLGAFAIFLTRCISPTDAYRDMEWRAVILIACMLALGEAMMRTGTATYLAQHVATWTANFSPGWLLGGFFVLTVALTQPMSNQAAAAVLLPIAVQTATHAGLNPRAFAIMIAVAASCSYLTPLEPACLMVYGPGHYRFIDFVRVGAPLTLLLFLIALVLVPRTWPLL
- a CDS encoding DUF5060 domain-containing protein, whose product is MRTVVWAGALVLGSVFCVSASGATRNLGSKTTFSGEQKQWHKVSLTFAGPSTSETNSVNPFTNYRLNVTFKHSASNRTLIVPGYFAADGNAANTGAVSGDKWRVDFTPDATGTWTYVASFRTGSNVAASTSATAGTATSFNGESGSFTIDPTDKTGADFRAKGRLREVGQHYLQHAGSKEYFIKSGAGSPENFLAFADFDNTSAGKKILHHYTAHLSAYRSGDPTWKSGKGKAIIGALNYLASKKVNSVYFLTMNIGGDGDDVFPFVSKTDRTRFDVSKLAQWEIVFSHMDKLGIMLNVVTQEQECDQLLDGGSLGNTRKIYYRELVARFGHHLGVTWNLGEENTNTDAQREAFADYLNALDPYFSLIAVHTYPSQRDTIYTGHLGSELISGASLQLESPSIVHEQTLKWVKKSAAAGSKWVVSVDELGPSSAGVVPDANDPAHETIVHRVLWGSLLAGGAGVEWYFGYNYPQTDLTLEDWKSRDKMWTLTQHAAQFMRDYMPLPLVANYDSITSSTSDYCFGKPGVAYAIYLPQGAITNITVPSGEGYTVHWYNPRAGGSLQTGTVKSIAGGTAAIGRPPTQQSEDWVALLRRTSGTTTGAPAPAPTEPTSTTAVTQLTLVNASTEKDLRALTNGSTITFGTDGKALNVRATTSGTVGSVAFILDGQTIQTENMAPYTLAGDSNGDYASWTPSVGTHVLKVVPYSGRDRTGNAGTALQVSFTVQSTATEDSSSAPVVSEPASGASVTKLTLINASTEKDLRALTNGSTITFGTDGKALNVRAETSGTVGSVAFILDGKTLRTENVAPYTLAGDGTGNYYSWTPSVGSHTLKVVPYSGKDRTGTAGTSLQVGFTVK